Sequence from the [Bacteroides] pectinophilus genome:
TGCATCACCCATATTGCCATCAATCTCTGCCTTAGGCACAAGAGCTGCGACAGAGTCTACTACAACAATGTCAACTGCACCTGAACGCACCATTGTCTCTGTAATCTCAAGAGCCTGCTCTCCGCAATCCGGCTGGGATATATACAGATTATCAATATCGACACCTATATTCTTGGCATATACAGGATCCAGCGCATGCTCTGCATCTATAAATCCGGCAATTCCGCCTCTCTTCTGCACTTCTGCCACCACATGAAGTGCGACAGTAGTCTTACCACTTGATTCAGGTCCGTATATCTCAATAACCCTTCCTCTCGGAAGTCCTCCTACACCGAGTGCAAGGTCAAGTCCAAGTGACCCTGTAGGGACTGTCTCTACATTCATGTTAGCTGATGAATCGCCAAGCTTCATTACAGTTCCCTTGCCAAACTGCTTCTCAATATTATTAATCGCTGCATCAAGCGCCTTAAGCTTATCTTCGTTAGCCATATTACTTATTACCCTCCGTTATATGAAATTATGTTCGGAACATCTGTTTGTTTCTGAATATAAATATATCTGAAATCCAAACAAATGTCAAGTGCTATTTATTCCGTCCGGATTCCAGATATATTGTTGTATATTTCAGTATTTATTTGTCATCCTCGATTATTCTTCTGCGCACCATATCAAGTGCCATCACAACAGCCTGTTCACGTATCTTCTGGCGGTTCCCCCTGAACATGAATTCTTTGACGGTAACCTTGTCCCTGTAATAACATCCTATATATACAAGACCTACAGGCTTGCCTTCAGACGGTTCAGGACCGGCAACACCTGTAACCGATACACCAACTTCGGCATCTGATGCGAGTATAGCTCCCTTCGCCATCTCTTTGGCAGTCTCCTTACTCACAGCACCGTATTTTTTAAGGATTGCTTTGTCCACACTTAATGCCTTGCGCTTTGCCTTATTGGAATATGTTACGAATCCCTGTGAAAATACTTCGGAAGCACCGCTCACATTAACAAGCCTTCCCGCAAGGAGTCCGCCCGTACATGATTCTGCCGTCACAATCTTAAGTCCCTTCTTATCAAGCATCTCAACAACAACATCCTCAAGATTGCAATCTGCATCTACAGTATATACATCTTCCCTGAATCTGCTCTTTATCTCCTTGGCAACAGGCTTGACAAGCTCTTTTGCAGCATCTTCGGTGTCTGCACTTGCCGTAATCCTTATCTGCACTTCGCCTGTCTTGGCATATGTTGCAACAGTAGGATTGTCCTGGGCATCTATAAGGTCAATAATCTTCGTCTCCGCCTGGCTCTCTCCAATTCCACACAGCTTTATTGTCCTTGAGAAAATCGCCTTCGGGTTACGGGCCATAAGATATGGCTTAATATCTTTCCTGAACATGACCTCAAGTTCATTAGGCGGTCCCGGAATTAATATAAGCGCTTTGTCACCGCGTTCCATTATAATTCCGGGCGCGGTACCGTTGCGGTTGTCTATTACGATGGCTCCTTCAGGTACCATAGCCTGTTTCCAATTATTATCAGTTATATTATCCTTATAAATGCTGTTCTTAAGTACATTCCCAATATGTTCCCTTGTGTGGGCATCTTCAACAAGTCCCTTACCCATGACTGATGCAGCAGTCTGCATTGTGATATCATCTTCCGTAGGTCCGAGTCCCCCTGTTATAATTACCGTATCAGCTCTTCCAAGAGCAAGATTAATTGCATCTGAAAGTCTGTCAGGATTATCACCCACAACCTGCTGGTTGTAGATGGAAAGTCCTATTGAAGCACATCCTGCTGAAAGAAATGCCGCATTGGTATTAACAATACTTCCCATAAGTATCTCAGTTCCTACAGATATCAGTTCAACTGTCATATTTTCTCCAATCCGTGCATACGCACAATAACAGGTCTGTCAGATGCAGGTTACTTATCATCCGACATAACGCCTATGTTCCTGTAAATGTAATCAACGAGTGAGATTACCGTAAGTGCAAGCGCAATATATACAAAAATCCATTCAACTGTATCAGCATATGGGTAATCAAGCTGCAGAATAAGAAGAATAGTCATAATCATCTGAAATGTTGTCTTGAACTTTCCCCAGTAGTTAGCCGCTATAACTACGCCCTTATCAGCTGCAATCAGCCTGAAACCGCTTATTATGAATTCCCTGCTTATGATTATTATTACTATCCACGCAGGGAGATAGCCCAGCTCAACAAAAGCTATAAGCGCTGAACATACAAGAAGCTTATCGGCAAGCGGATCCATAAACTTTCCAAAGTTAGTTACAAGATTGTACTTTCTGGCAATCCTGCCATCAAGCATGTCCGTAAGACTTGCAAGTACAAATACTGCCGCCGCAATATATTTTGATGCATCACCTGCACAATCAGTAAGCAGGAATACCAGAAATACCGGAATCATAATGACTCTTAATACTGTAAGTTTATTCGGCAAATTCATAATCAGGCTCTCCTATCAAATCGTAATTATCTGATGCTGTTATCTTTACAGGTATAAAATCCCCTGACATAAGCTGTGCATCAGTATTGACAAATACATATCCGTCCACATTAGGTGCGTCCCTGTATGTCCTGCCCACATATACATCCTCATCAGCAAGCTTTCCCTCTATCATGACCTTAAGTGTTCTTCCAACTACCTCCGCCGAACGGTCGGCTGATATCTCCTGCTGAAGTTCCATTACTGCATCACGCCTTGCTGCCTTGACATCCTCATCAATCTGATTATCAAAGCCTGCTGCCGGTGTATCTTCCTCAGCAGAATATGTGAACGCTCCAAGTCTGTCAAACTCCAGTTCATCAATAAAATCAAGCACTTCTTCATGCTGCTCTTTGGTCTCACCCGGGAATCCCGTAATAAGAGTTGTTCTTAAGCAGATATCCGGTATCTCACTGCGGAGTTTTTTAACAATATCAATAAGATCCTGCTTAGTTGTACGCCTGCCCATTCTCTTAAGAATAGCATCATTGGCATGCTGTATCGGAAGATCAAGATAATGACAGACCTTAGGTTCTGACTTGATTGCCTGAATAAGAGTATCATCAATCTCTTCCGGATAGCAGTACAGAATCCTTATCCACTCTATACCGTCTATTGCCGCAAGCTCATGAAGCAGCCTGTGGAGTGACTTTTCCCCATAGAGGTCTGTTCCGTACAGGCTTGTCTCCTGTGCAACAAGTATAAGCTCCTTAACGCCCTGCTCTGCAAGGTCTTCTGCCTGCTTTATAAGCTCATCCATAGGAACGCTTCTGTATGAGCCCCTCACTTTAGGGATGATGCAGTATGTACAGCACTTGTCACAGCCTTCTGCAATCTTAAGATATTCATAATATCCTCCGGTCGTGACAATTCTTCTGTCATGAGTCTGTGGAAGCCTGTTAATGTCCTCAAAACAATTAATGCCATCTCCCTGCTTATTGACAAGTTCATCCAGTGTGTCGGCAATCTTATCATATGCTGATGTTCCGACTACTGCGTCAACCTCAGGAATCTCATCAATTATCTCCTGTCTGTATCGCTGTGCAAGACACCCGCATGCAATAAGGAATCTGCATCTGCCGTTCTTCTTAAGTTCTGCCATCTCAAGCAGCGTATCAACGCTCTCCTGCTTGGCATCGTGAATAAAACAGCATGTATTAACAACCACCGCATCTGCCTCATTCTCATCATCTGTGAATTCATATCCTCTTGAATGAAGCTGTCCGAGCATCATTTCTGTATCTACAAGATTCTTGTCACAGCCAAGTGACACAAACATTATCTTCATACTAATATACTAATCTCCGTTCCTGCCCATTCTCGTGGCATTCAAAGTTTGTGCGCAAGCACATTACATTGATTATAATTGAAAATATGCAAAAAAACAAGCTTTTCGGTTTTCAATGTACGTCCATTAATTTTGGAAATGTGAATTGAATGATAAAGATGATATATCCAAAAAAGATGGTATGCCTCTTAAGGCACTGTAGAATAATCTGAAAATCTGAAATTCCATCACGGAATAATCATACAATATCATTAAGTCCGTTTTTTTGCAAGCTTATTTTTATTATTCTGGCAACGCACCCATTTACAATTCCCGTTATAACTCCTGTTATAAGCAGCACGGGAAGATAATATGCAATCTTTGCGGTTCCCACGACTACTGCTGCCGCCGCTATCTGTCCTATATTGTGTGCCGTCCCGCCGGCAACGCTTACACCAAGCATGGAAAAACGGCCGGATTTCTTAAGCAGTATCATTACAATGATGCTTAACATTCCACCGCTTATGCTGAATATAAATGCTGCCATATTGCCAAACAATATACTTGTAAGCACTATTCTTAATATATCAACGCAGAACGCGGTGCGGCCTCCTGCCACATACAGGACAACAAGTACCGCTATATTGGCAAGTCCGAGCTTAGCTCCCGGAACACCTATTGATATCGGCAAAAGCATCTCAACATAACTGAATATCATTGCAAGCGCTGTGAATATACCACAGAATGCAACGAGTCTGCTATTTTTTTTCATAACACTTCCTTTTTATACTGCCGCATCTATATCGGCATTATCTCCGGTAATCTCAATAACAGTCCTGTGCGGAAGGCACACTATTGTCTGTCCCGGGTTCTTAATCTTCCCGGTCTTAACGCACACTTTATCCGGACAGTCCGCATCCTCCATCCACACAGTGCTGTCATTTATAATTATCTTATTGTTTCCGCGTTCAGTGCCTAATTCAATAACCTTATTACTG
This genomic interval carries:
- a CDS encoding competence/damage-inducible protein A: MTVELISVGTEILMGSIVNTNAAFLSAGCASIGLSIYNQQVVGDNPDRLSDAINLALGRADTVIITGGLGPTEDDITMQTAASVMGKGLVEDAHTREHIGNVLKNSIYKDNITDNNWKQAMVPEGAIVIDNRNGTAPGIIMERGDKALILIPGPPNELEVMFRKDIKPYLMARNPKAIFSRTIKLCGIGESQAETKIIDLIDAQDNPTVATYAKTGEVQIRITASADTEDAAKELVKPVAKEIKSRFREDVYTVDADCNLEDVVVEMLDKKGLKIVTAESCTGGLLAGRLVNVSGASEVFSQGFVTYSNKAKRKALSVDKAILKKYGAVSKETAKEMAKGAILASDAEVGVSVTGVAGPEPSEGKPVGLVYIGCYYRDKVTVKEFMFRGNRQKIREQAVVMALDMVRRRIIEDDK
- the pgsA gene encoding CDP-diacylglycerol--glycerol-3-phosphate 3-phosphatidyltransferase; its protein translation is MNLPNKLTVLRVIMIPVFLVFLLTDCAGDASKYIAAAVFVLASLTDMLDGRIARKYNLVTNFGKFMDPLADKLLVCSALIAFVELGYLPAWIVIIIISREFIISGFRLIAADKGVVIAANYWGKFKTTFQMIMTILLILQLDYPYADTVEWIFVYIALALTVISLVDYIYRNIGVMSDDK
- the rimO gene encoding 30S ribosomal protein S12 methylthiotransferase RimO, with amino-acid sequence MKIMFVSLGCDKNLVDTEMMLGQLHSRGYEFTDDENEADAVVVNTCCFIHDAKQESVDTLLEMAELKKNGRCRFLIACGCLAQRYRQEIIDEIPEVDAVVGTSAYDKIADTLDELVNKQGDGINCFEDINRLPQTHDRRIVTTGGYYEYLKIAEGCDKCCTYCIIPKVRGSYRSVPMDELIKQAEDLAEQGVKELILVAQETSLYGTDLYGEKSLHRLLHELAAIDGIEWIRILYCYPEEIDDTLIQAIKSEPKVCHYLDLPIQHANDAILKRMGRRTTKQDLIDIVKKLRSEIPDICLRTTLITGFPGETKEQHEEVLDFIDELEFDRLGAFTYSAEEDTPAAGFDNQIDEDVKAARRDAVMELQQEISADRSAEVVGRTLKVMIEGKLADEDVYVGRTYRDAPNVDGYVFVNTDAQLMSGDFIPVKITASDNYDLIGEPDYEFAE
- a CDS encoding Gx transporter family protein — its product is MKKNSRLVAFCGIFTALAMIFSYVEMLLPISIGVPGAKLGLANIAVLVVLYVAGGRTAFCVDILRIVLTSILFGNMAAFIFSISGGMLSIIVMILLKKSGRFSMLGVSVAGGTAHNIGQIAAAAVVVGTAKIAYYLPVLLITGVITGIVNGCVARIIKISLQKNGLNDIV
- a CDS encoding NusG domain II-containing protein, yielding MSKKTVNDIILVTAVLLVAGSIYMYTALPGRSFGESSAKVVVRVDGEIYGEYPLNSNKVIELGTERGNNKIIINDSTVWMEDADCPDKVCVKTGKIKNPGQTIVCLPHRTVIEITGDNADIDAAV